A part of Hydrogenobacter sp. T-8 genomic DNA contains:
- the rpmJ gene encoding 50S ribosomal protein L36: MKVKPSVKPICAKCKVIRRKGRVMVICENPKHKQRQGS, encoded by the coding sequence ATGAAGGTAAAGCCTTCTGTTAAACCCATATGCGCCAAGTGCAAGGTGATAAGGAGAAAGGGAAGAGTGATGGTTATATGCGAAAACCCAAAGCACAAACAAAGGCAGGGTAGTTAA
- the rpsM gene encoding 30S ribosomal protein S13 encodes MARIAGVDLPDGKKLEVALTYLYGIGWARAREICQKTGIPGTKRLGELTPEELNTIRKFIEQNYTVEGDLRREVQMNIKKLIDMGCYRGMRHVKGLPVRGQQTRTNSRTRKGKRKTVGGTKKKIVK; translated from the coding sequence ATGGCAAGGATAGCAGGTGTTGACCTTCCAGACGGTAAAAAGTTAGAGGTAGCCCTTACTTATCTCTATGGCATCGGCTGGGCAAGGGCAAGGGAAATATGCCAAAAGACGGGCATACCGGGCACCAAAAGGCTTGGAGAGCTAACACCAGAAGAGCTAAACACCATAAGGAAGTTTATAGAGCAAAACTACACGGTAGAAGGCGACCTAAGAAGAGAAGTGCAGATGAACATAAAGAAGCTTATAGACATGGGGTGCTACCGGGGTATGAGGCATGTAAAGGGCTTACCCGTTAGGGGTCAACAGACAAGAACCAACTCAAGAACCAGAAAGGGTAAGAGAAAAACCGTGGGTGGGACAAAGAAAAAGATAGTAAAGTAA